A single Nomascus leucogenys isolate Asia chromosome 14, Asia_NLE_v1, whole genome shotgun sequence DNA region contains:
- the VAMP5 gene encoding vesicle-associated membrane protein 5: protein MAGKELERCQQQANEVTEIMRNNFGKVLERGVKLAELEQRSDQLLDMSSTFTKTTKTLAQKKRRENIRYRICVGLVVVGGLLIILIVLLVVFLPQRSDSSSAPRTQDAGTASGPGD from the exons GCAGGAAAAGAGTTGGAGCGGTGCCAGCAGCAGGCGAACGAAGTGACAGAAATTATGCGTAACAACTTCGGCAAGGTCCTGGAGCGTGGTGTGAAGCTGGCCGAACTGGAGCAGCGTTCAGACCAACTCCTGGATATG AGCTCAACCTTCACCAAGACTACAAAGACCCTGGCCCAGAAGAAGCGCCGGGAGAACATCCGTTACCGGATCTGTGTGGGGCTGGTGGTGGTCGGTGGCCTGCTCATCATCCTGATTGTGCTGCTGGTCGTCTTTCTCCCTCAGAGAAGTGACAGCAGTAGTGCCCCACGGACCCAGGATGCAGGCACTGCCTCAGGGCCTGGGGACTGA